One Chlorobaculum limnaeum genomic window carries:
- a CDS encoding addiction module protein: protein MSETPKDILENIIVQDMDEAWAELANRRYVDLITGKVKGVTWDEIKKEIQGGFEIAKINVFSCGK from the coding sequence ATGTCAGAAACCCCTAAAGATATATTGGAAAATATAATTGTTCAGGACATGGATGAGGCTTGGGCTGAGTTGGCTAACAGGCGATATGTCGATCTCATTACTGGAAAAGTGAAAGGCGTCACTTGGGATGAGATCAAAAAAGAAATACAAGGTGGATTTGAAATTGCCAAGATAAACGTTTTCAGTTGTGGCAAGTGA
- a CDS encoding AAA family ATPase, with translation MIATDTKTTRRYIITGGPGSGKSTLIEALEARGHRCYPEVSRELIRREAKRPGGVMPWNDLEAFARLAFTEMLLQHDHAAEAGERCFFDRALPDIFGYLHRSGLNIPAHYLEAHAGCRYERTVFILPPWPEIYVNDAERPQTLAEAEALHDAIRTAYESLGYELIEVPKLPVNARCEFVLGRL, from the coding sequence ATGATTGCGACTGATACGAAGACGACCCGCCGCTACATCATCACCGGCGGGCCGGGAAGCGGCAAAAGTACGCTCATCGAAGCGCTCGAAGCACGCGGCCACCGCTGCTATCCGGAGGTCTCGCGCGAGCTGATCCGGCGCGAAGCGAAGCGTCCCGGCGGTGTGATGCCCTGGAACGACCTCGAAGCCTTCGCCCGCCTCGCCTTCACGGAAATGCTCCTCCAGCACGACCACGCCGCAGAGGCAGGCGAACGCTGCTTCTTCGACCGCGCCCTCCCCGACATTTTCGGCTACCTGCATCGCAGCGGCCTCAACATCCCGGCCCACTACCTCGAAGCCCACGCTGGATGCCGCTACGAGCGCACAGTCTTCATCCTCCCGCCGTGGCCCGAAATCTACGTCAACGACGCCGAACGCCCGCAAACCCTCGCCGAAGCCGAAGCGCTCCACGACGCCATCCGCACGGCATACGAATCGCTCGGCTACGAGTTGATCGAAGTGCCGAAACTGCCGGTTAATGCGAGATGCGAGTTTGTGCTGGGAAGATTGTGA
- a CDS encoding type II toxin-antitoxin system Phd/YefM family antitoxin, producing MKTYTYTEARQHLSSVLEKARKEGEVMIRRKDGQLFVLRPASRSGSPLDVPGIDLNITTEELIGIQREIRERGHESAS from the coding sequence ATGAAAACATATACTTATACAGAAGCACGGCAACACTTGTCGTCCGTGCTGGAGAAGGCGCGGAAAGAAGGTGAGGTCATGATTCGCCGTAAGGATGGTCAGCTTTTTGTCTTAAGGCCAGCGAGTCGAAGCGGCTCACCGCTGGATGTTCCCGGAATCGATCTGAACATCACGACTGAAGAGCTTATTGGCATTCAGCGAGAAATCCGTGAACGGGGGCATGAGAGCGCCTCATGA
- a CDS encoding cobyrinate a,c-diamide synthase — MNSNATHESRGFLIAAPSSGSGKTTITLGLLRLLARRGLAAQPFKCGPDYLDTMLHAMAASTGETARPGLNLDTFMASKAHVRSLFARHASTEEISVVEGVMGLFDGAEKSDGSSAEIAALLGLPVIMVIDGSKMAYSAAPILYGFKHFDPSVNVAGVIFNRVGSASHYRYLEAAAKDAGVEPLGYLPRNSAITIDERHLGLNTSAEYDRQGIIDAMADHIEKTVNIERLIEVARIELPEVEPIRPVAKKSDKVIAVARDEAFNFIYQANIEALARYGEVRFFSPLHDRELPQADVLYLAGGYPELHAQALAANTPMRHAIAAWCRSGGATWAECGGLMYLGQSLTLADGTAYPMCGVLDLDTTMQEARLTLGYRKVYPTGTEGIELRGHEFHYSRISRQGEIDTIADIRNARDEHVPTSLFRVGNTIASYLHLYWGEKDNLANWFPALR, encoded by the coding sequence ATGAACAGTAACGCGACGCACGAGAGCCGGGGGTTCCTCATCGCCGCCCCGTCGAGCGGCTCCGGCAAAACGACGATCACCCTCGGCCTTTTGCGCCTTTTGGCGCGGCGCGGCCTCGCCGCCCAGCCTTTCAAGTGCGGGCCGGACTACCTCGACACGATGCTCCACGCAATGGCCGCTTCGACGGGAGAGACGGCGCGACCGGGGCTGAACCTCGACACCTTCATGGCCTCGAAAGCGCACGTCCGCTCGCTCTTCGCACGCCACGCCTCGACAGAGGAGATTTCGGTGGTCGAGGGGGTGATGGGGCTGTTCGACGGCGCCGAAAAATCGGACGGCAGCAGCGCCGAGATCGCCGCGCTGCTTGGGCTGCCGGTCATCATGGTGATCGACGGCTCGAAGATGGCCTACTCCGCCGCGCCGATTTTGTATGGCTTCAAGCACTTCGATCCGTCGGTCAACGTCGCGGGCGTGATTTTCAACCGCGTCGGCAGTGCCTCGCACTACCGCTACCTCGAAGCCGCCGCGAAGGACGCGGGCGTGGAGCCGCTCGGCTACCTGCCGCGCAACAGCGCCATCACGATTGACGAGCGCCACCTCGGCCTCAACACCTCGGCGGAGTACGACCGGCAGGGCATCATCGACGCGATGGCCGACCACATCGAAAAAACGGTAAATATCGAGCGCCTGATCGAAGTAGCGCGGATCGAACTGCCGGAAGTCGAGCCAATCCGTCCGGTGGCAAAAAAGTCGGACAAGGTGATCGCCGTGGCGCGGGACGAAGCGTTCAACTTCATCTACCAAGCCAACATAGAGGCGCTGGCGCGGTACGGCGAGGTGCGATTCTTCAGCCCGCTGCACGACCGCGAGCTGCCCCAGGCCGACGTTCTCTATCTCGCCGGAGGCTACCCGGAGCTGCACGCCCAAGCGCTTGCGGCGAACACCCCGATGCGCCACGCCATCGCCGCGTGGTGCCGGAGCGGAGGCGCGACCTGGGCCGAGTGCGGCGGCCTGATGTACCTCGGCCAATCGCTCACGCTCGCTGACGGAACAGCGTATCCGATGTGCGGCGTCCTCGACCTCGACACCACCATGCAGGAGGCCCGCCTCACGCTCGGCTACCGCAAGGTCTATCCGACGGGCACGGAGGGCATCGAGCTGCGCGGCCACGAATTCCACTACTCCCGCATCTCGCGCCAGGGCGAGATCGACACCATCGCCGACATCCGTAACGCCCGCGACGAGCACGTTCCCACCAGCCTCTTCCGCGTCGGCAACACCATCGCCTCCTACCTACATCTGTATTGGGGCGAGAAGGACAACCTCGCCAACTGGTTCCCCGCGTTGAGGTAA
- a CDS encoding addiction module protein produces the protein MPATHDRIIEEALSLTANFRLSLIEKLLESLNQTIDPEIDRLWADEAERRVLQVEEGKAQWISGEEVFGRIREKHIH, from the coding sequence ATGCCAGCAACACATGACAGAATCATAGAAGAAGCCCTCTCTTTAACGGCAAATTTTCGATTGAGCCTTATCGAGAAACTTCTGGAAAGCCTCAACCAGACTATCGATCCAGAAATTGATCGTCTTTGGGCGGATGAGGCGGAACGCCGGGTATTGCAAGTTGAGGAAGGCAAGGCTCAATGGATTTCCGGAGAAGAGGTCTTTGGCAGAATTCGAGAAAAGCATATTCATTGA
- a CDS encoding radical SAM protein produces MTKDLPVKPELAFLVLQPTSSQLYCIPQHLVKDKRIAEDRKSSYRKEEISYVIDLTNGREFYVTQDLLEIHAIPDEMIREYLVAFSVKGLRRPYRFAPREPFVFHGNLLNPKTGMINLGGYCNSHCRFCYTRWLQDSPDMKTNEAKEIMNRLSRIESIDTLVLTGGEATIRTDLELLLGHAKHLGFSDIGLQTNGRALNSDYVQKLLKAGLSTVLISLHGTSEHVHDKITGVPGSYKATLRAISNLFSASVGVVVNTVICRSNAHELNNMPNVLGDFVERGVTWRLSYPILEGDAYVNRQELLIRFSKLNRYLVDTLPKARRIGMKLQAGTMPLCISKRYELHNTYTTNELLSLIVVSPFYNHNIVRGEVSVKFRACSACTTESLCRGIQIEYLKMFPDAHKEFRPI; encoded by the coding sequence ATGACCAAAGATTTGCCAGTGAAACCAGAATTGGCATTTCTGGTATTACAGCCTACTTCTAGTCAGCTCTATTGCATTCCACAACATCTTGTCAAGGACAAGCGCATAGCGGAAGATAGAAAGAGTTCTTATCGGAAGGAAGAAATCTCATATGTCATTGATCTAACGAATGGACGAGAGTTCTATGTAACACAAGATTTACTTGAAATTCATGCAATTCCCGATGAGATGATTCGTGAATACCTTGTTGCTTTTTCCGTCAAGGGGTTGAGAAGGCCATATCGCTTTGCTCCCCGCGAACCATTTGTTTTTCATGGGAATCTATTAAATCCTAAGACGGGAATGATAAACCTCGGAGGATATTGCAATAGTCACTGTAGGTTTTGTTATACAAGATGGTTGCAGGATTCTCCAGATATGAAGACGAACGAAGCCAAGGAAATTATGAATAGATTATCGAGAATTGAGAGCATAGATACTCTTGTCCTGACCGGAGGAGAAGCAACCATCCGCACCGACTTAGAATTATTGCTTGGACATGCTAAGCATCTCGGGTTCTCAGATATAGGGTTACAGACCAATGGCAGAGCACTAAATTCAGATTATGTTCAGAAATTGTTGAAAGCGGGTCTCTCTACTGTTCTCATATCACTACATGGAACTTCCGAACATGTTCATGATAAAATCACTGGAGTTCCTGGAAGCTATAAGGCTACCTTGAGAGCTATAAGTAATCTATTTTCTGCATCTGTCGGTGTAGTTGTTAATACAGTTATTTGCCGTTCTAATGCTCATGAACTGAATAACATGCCAAACGTCCTTGGCGATTTTGTGGAAAGAGGTGTTACATGGCGGCTATCATATCCGATACTTGAAGGGGATGCCTACGTTAATCGGCAGGAGTTGCTCATACGCTTTTCCAAACTCAATCGATACTTAGTTGATACTCTACCTAAAGCTCGTAGGATTGGGATGAAGTTGCAGGCTGGGACTATGCCTCTTTGCATCTCTAAACGCTATGAGTTACATAATACGTATACTACTAACGAGCTGCTTTCTTTAATTGTAGTATCTCCTTTCTATAATCATAATATTGTTCGCGGCGAAGTGTCGGTAAAGTTCAGAGCATGTTCTGCTTGCACTACTGAGTCTTTGTGTCGTGGCATTCAAATCGAGTACCTAAAGATGTTCCCAGATGCGCATAAAGAATTTCGTCCTATATAG
- a CDS encoding toll/interleukin-1 receptor domain-containing protein, producing MFVSYSWSNSAERRALQAEIGELEGISVLVDKNYIKPGDQIHARVAQMIDAADYVVVLLTTEGLSSPEVRDELSRCHDRGKRIIPVAMEGTPLEDLPWFLRDVRVIKYNHRNFDAVVEELLALLHSLVDPKEQIDLTRLPPAIKCKLEKGCRLIVVGNESRESGLEGLLLFELHMRHSDAIFVIASDPKFSVELVAEYLAKDLQPHLRHRDYEWMLIKENRQLPGYLSLEAANLRSGDVVLLLGNHRMPEWAPFCR from the coding sequence GTGTTTGTTAGCTACAGTTGGTCAAATAGTGCTGAACGCAGAGCATTGCAGGCAGAGATTGGCGAATTAGAAGGCATATCGGTGCTTGTTGATAAGAATTACATAAAACCGGGCGACCAAATCCATGCGAGAGTTGCACAGATGATTGATGCTGCAGACTATGTCGTCGTACTCCTAACGACAGAAGGGCTAAGCTCCCCTGAGGTTCGAGACGAGCTGAGTAGGTGTCACGACCGTGGAAAAAGAATCATTCCTGTGGCTATGGAGGGCACTCCGCTTGAGGATTTACCGTGGTTTTTACGTGATGTGAGAGTGATCAAATACAACCATCGGAACTTTGATGCGGTAGTCGAAGAGTTGCTTGCCTTACTTCATTCTCTGGTGGACCCAAAAGAACAAATTGATCTGACCAGATTACCACCAGCTATCAAGTGTAAATTGGAAAAAGGTTGCAGGTTGATTGTCGTAGGTAATGAAAGTCGAGAATCAGGCTTAGAAGGTTTATTGCTCTTCGAACTCCACATGCGGCATTCGGATGCAATTTTCGTTATCGCTTCCGATCCAAAGTTTTCAGTTGAACTAGTTGCAGAATATTTGGCTAAGGATTTGCAGCCACACCTGCGTCACAGAGATTATGAATGGATGCTTATTAAGGAAAACAGACAGCTTCCAGGCTATCTCTCTTTAGAAGCAGCCAATCTAAGAAGTGGTGATGTAGTACTTTTATTAGGCAATCATCGTATGCCAGAATGGGCGCCTTTCTGCCGATAG
- a CDS encoding cobalamin-binding protein, with protein sequence MPARSKSNHLTPLFILLALCLHTLAGCSRQPAPAPTTTPAAAGTPKRIVSLAPSLTEMLYAIGAGDQVVGRTSACDWPAEAEKVPVVGSFGRPSLEVLASMTPDLVLDVDLADEQTSKKMAEMHLRREHIRCQDPEELPQALRKLGALTGHTRQADSLASVIEQGLAKYREEAAAKTRKPSIYLEIWNDPLWTGGNKSFVSRLIGYAGGRNIGDAVEKEYFEVSPEWVIRENPEIIACMYMANETPAADNLKKRPGWQGISAVQRNRVYDKFDNRLYLRPGPRILEGIAGMKKLIESNEQ encoded by the coding sequence ATGCCCGCTCGCTCGAAAAGTAACCACCTGACTCCCCTCTTCATCCTGCTCGCGCTCTGCCTGCACACGCTTGCCGGTTGCTCGCGCCAGCCCGCGCCCGCGCCGACGACGACGCCTGCCGCCGCCGGAACGCCGAAGCGCATCGTCAGCCTCGCGCCGAGCCTCACCGAAATGCTCTACGCCATCGGCGCGGGCGACCAGGTCGTCGGCAGAACCAGCGCCTGCGACTGGCCCGCCGAAGCTGAAAAGGTGCCGGTGGTCGGCTCCTTCGGACGCCCCTCGCTGGAGGTGCTCGCCTCGATGACTCCCGACCTCGTGCTCGACGTCGATCTGGCCGATGAACAGACCTCGAAAAAAATGGCCGAAATGCATCTGCGCCGCGAGCACATCCGCTGCCAGGATCCCGAAGAGCTGCCCCAGGCACTCCGCAAGCTCGGCGCGCTCACCGGCCACACCAGGCAGGCCGACAGCCTCGCCTCGGTGATCGAGCAAGGGCTGGCAAAGTATCGCGAGGAGGCCGCCGCGAAAACGCGCAAGCCCTCGATTTATCTTGAGATATGGAACGATCCGCTCTGGACGGGCGGCAACAAGAGCTTCGTCTCGCGCCTGATCGGCTACGCGGGCGGACGCAACATCGGCGATGCGGTCGAGAAAGAGTACTTCGAAGTCTCGCCAGAATGGGTTATCCGCGAAAATCCGGAGATCATCGCCTGCATGTACATGGCCAACGAAACGCCCGCCGCCGACAACCTCAAGAAAAGGCCGGGATGGCAGGGCATCAGCGCCGTGCAGCGCAACCGGGTGTACGACAAGTTCGACAACCGCCTCTACCTGCGCCCCGGCCCGCGCATCCTCGAAGGGATCGCCGGAATGAAAAAGCTGATCGAGAGCAATGAACAGTAA
- a CDS encoding uracil-DNA glycosylase family protein, whose amino-acid sequence MEIPEKGQMSSEYLALADERVNYSLAGYGQPEDYGYNFKEWVSPYTKGAHQLGGIAIVLQDWSSHDGLEHKVDQSVQEYGRTISLKTNLRLEELLKRVFSVGIKDVYATNVFPFIKPDGISTHIPLRLIKQVASKFVAKELQLAKPKIILALGNAAHYGLIKSGIECIHVPHPAARIGSIDQHEKRWIKSLKQKGII is encoded by the coding sequence ATGGAGATACCAGAAAAAGGCCAAATGTCTTCAGAATACTTGGCCCTCGCTGATGAACGGGTTAACTACTCGCTAGCTGGGTATGGGCAACCTGAGGACTATGGGTACAATTTTAAAGAATGGGTTAGCCCTTATACAAAAGGCGCCCATCAATTGGGCGGAATAGCCATTGTTCTACAAGATTGGTCTAGCCATGACGGCCTAGAGCATAAAGTAGATCAATCAGTTCAAGAATATGGTCGTACGATAAGCCTTAAAACCAATTTAAGGTTAGAGGAACTCCTGAAGCGTGTCTTCTCAGTCGGCATCAAAGATGTATATGCGACTAACGTGTTTCCATTCATTAAGCCAGACGGAATATCCACACATATCCCTTTAAGGCTCATCAAACAAGTTGCAAGCAAGTTCGTTGCAAAAGAACTGCAATTGGCGAAGCCTAAAATCATTCTGGCACTCGGCAATGCGGCGCACTATGGTTTAATAAAATCAGGCATAGAATGCATTCATGTACCGCATCCGGCAGCAAGAATAGGATCAATCGATCAACACGAAAAAAGATGGATAAAATCACTAAAGCAAAAAGGAATTATTTAA
- a CDS encoding SRPBCC family protein yields MPIDVVWDFFSQPDNLARITPPEMFLRVDGGSTGKPIYEGMQLSYTLYPFMMIPVRWTTEIMRVSRPDFFEDRQLEGPYELWHHTHRFREIEGGTEMTDIVEYALPFDLLGEVVEALIVGRRLDEVFEYRRRKVAEILGGM; encoded by the coding sequence GTGCCGATAGATGTAGTGTGGGACTTTTTTTCGCAGCCGGACAATCTTGCCCGGATCACTCCGCCGGAGATGTTCCTGCGGGTCGATGGCGGGAGCACCGGAAAGCCGATTTATGAAGGGATGCAACTAAGCTACACGCTCTATCCCTTCATGATGATTCCCGTGCGCTGGACGACTGAAATCATGCGGGTCTCGCGGCCCGACTTTTTCGAGGATCGCCAGCTCGAAGGGCCGTACGAACTGTGGCATCACACGCACCGGTTCCGCGAAATCGAAGGCGGCACGGAGATGACCGACATCGTGGAGTACGCGCTGCCGTTCGACCTGCTCGGCGAGGTGGTCGAGGCGCTGATCGTCGGGCGTCGGCTCGACGAGGTGTTCGAGTACCGGCGGCGCAAGGTTGCGGAGATTCTGGGCGGGATGTGA
- a CDS encoding nucleotidyltransferase family protein, with amino-acid sequence MPDAEIIVFGSRIHGTAKPRSDLNLAIKVKSALDWKLLAEIKEAFQESELPFRVDILD; translated from the coding sequence GTGCCGGACGCCGAAATCATCGTGTTCGGCTCACGGATTCACGGCACGGCAAAACCCCGGTCAGACCTCAACCTCGCCATCAAGGTCAAATCCGCGCTCGACTGGAAACTGCTCGCCGAAATCAAAGAGGCTTTTCAGGAATCCGAATTGCCTTTCAGAGTTGATATTCTCGACTGA
- a CDS encoding Na/Pi cotransporter family protein, with product MENMQSQSLLSNLLLFAGGLAVFLLGMKSLNAGLRKASSGKIAGWLATITGNSFSALLSGAVATVAVQSSSMVMLTLIGLVQSRILTFSQSLGVVLGAEIGTTTMAQLIAFSPGELGLPLFALGFFLSLLRRNRVVSLFGEVLSGLGLLFFGLKLMGVAVAPLQSSEPFLAILTTLENPLLCVLAGAVMTALIQSSGAFVAILITLAQQGTLTLEVAVPLMFGANIGTCITAAIGSAGSVRPARRVFLAQLMFNVTYVILFLIFLPPWLDLIRAISPSDAAGGLARQIANAHTFSNLFMAPLFLPFLPQFGRLLVKLLPDDPEETGRIPAVWHLRDSALATPEVAVGLARLEVSRMNKILGRMSRALPEPFIGGGPGRDLVYSRLPVSEGLLMREEKLDFLEKKVTAYLIRVMQEAVAEPLIREAAALMALAKDIEAAGDVVETLLADFPADGFDNGLTSEGKREIAQLHEQVCREIAAMSLAIEEMSPRRALAVLDEGKNFKHLLLELGFSHMRRIRIRPESERTHDLHMELLRALEALHHQTRSMARTIIRAADGKG from the coding sequence ATGGAGAACATGCAATCGCAATCGTTACTCTCCAATCTCCTGCTGTTCGCGGGCGGTCTTGCCGTGTTCCTGTTGGGGATGAAGTCGCTCAATGCGGGGCTTCGCAAGGCTTCGAGCGGCAAGATTGCCGGGTGGTTGGCCACGATTACCGGCAACTCTTTCTCGGCGCTGCTCTCCGGGGCGGTGGCTACCGTGGCCGTGCAGTCGAGCAGCATGGTGATGCTCACGCTCATCGGGCTGGTGCAGTCGCGGATTCTCACCTTTTCGCAGTCGCTTGGCGTGGTGCTCGGCGCGGAGATCGGCACCACCACGATGGCCCAGCTCATCGCCTTTTCGCCGGGCGAACTCGGTCTGCCGCTCTTTGCGCTCGGCTTTTTTCTGTCGCTTCTCCGCCGGAACCGGGTTGTCTCGCTTTTTGGCGAGGTGCTCTCTGGCCTCGGCCTGCTCTTTTTCGGCCTCAAGCTCATGGGCGTGGCGGTCGCGCCGCTGCAATCGAGCGAGCCGTTCCTGGCGATTCTGACCACGCTCGAAAATCCCCTTCTTTGCGTGCTGGCCGGTGCGGTTATGACGGCGCTCATCCAGAGCAGCGGGGCTTTTGTCGCCATTCTCATCACGCTTGCCCAGCAGGGTACGCTCACGCTCGAAGTGGCCGTGCCGCTCATGTTCGGCGCCAACATCGGTACCTGCATCACGGCGGCCATCGGCAGCGCCGGAAGCGTCCGGCCCGCCCGGCGGGTCTTTCTGGCGCAGCTCATGTTCAACGTCACCTACGTCATCCTCTTTCTCATCTTTCTGCCGCCCTGGCTCGACCTGATCCGCGCCATTTCTCCCTCCGATGCCGCCGGAGGGCTGGCGAGGCAGATCGCCAACGCGCACACCTTTTCCAACCTCTTCATGGCGCCGCTCTTCCTGCCGTTCCTGCCGCAGTTCGGGCGTCTGCTCGTCAAGCTGCTGCCCGACGATCCGGAGGAGACGGGGCGGATTCCCGCCGTGTGGCATCTGCGCGACTCCGCGCTCGCCACGCCGGAGGTGGCGGTCGGGCTTGCCCGGCTGGAGGTTTCGCGCATGAACAAGATTCTCGGACGCATGTCGCGGGCTCTGCCGGAGCCGTTCATCGGCGGTGGGCCGGGGCGCGACCTCGTTTACTCGCGGCTGCCGGTCTCCGAAGGTTTGCTGATGCGTGAGGAGAAGCTCGATTTTCTGGAGAAGAAGGTGACCGCCTACCTGATCCGCGTCATGCAGGAGGCGGTTGCCGAGCCGCTCATCCGTGAGGCGGCGGCGCTGATGGCGCTGGCGAAGGATATCGAGGCGGCGGGCGACGTGGTCGAAACCCTGCTTGCCGATTTTCCAGCCGACGGGTTCGATAACGGGCTGACCAGCGAGGGAAAGCGGGAGATCGCGCAGCTTCACGAGCAGGTGTGCCGCGAGATTGCGGCCATGAGCCTGGCCATCGAGGAGATGAGTCCCCGCAGGGCGCTGGCGGTGCTCGACGAGGGCAAGAACTTCAAGCACCTCTTGCTCGAACTCGGCTTTTCGCACATGCGGCGCATCAGGATTCGCCCCGAGTCGGAGCGCACCCACGACCTGCACATGGAGCTGCTCCGTGCGCTCGAAGCGTTGCACCACCAGACGAGGTCGATGGCTCGCACCATCATCCGGGCCGCCGATGGCAAGGGGTGA
- a CDS encoding type II toxin-antitoxin system VapC family toxin yields the protein MIVIDTSAIIAVLINESHKQQLLKLTDGETLIAPLSLHWEIGNALSAMLKRNRMTHEQAQLAVDSYECIPIRFVEISLSHAVEIAAQQKIYAYDAYMLACALKYRTPLLTLDQGLEQTARHLGINILEVN from the coding sequence ATGATAGTCATAGACACTTCAGCGATTATAGCTGTTCTCATCAATGAGTCGCATAAGCAACAGCTTCTGAAGCTCACTGATGGCGAAACATTAATTGCCCCATTATCCCTGCATTGGGAAATCGGCAATGCATTGAGCGCGATGCTCAAGAGAAATCGCATGACTCATGAACAAGCTCAGCTTGCGGTAGATTCATATGAGTGCATACCGATACGATTTGTGGAAATCAGCCTGTCACATGCTGTGGAAATTGCTGCTCAGCAAAAAATTTACGCCTATGATGCCTATATGCTGGCCTGTGCTTTGAAGTATCGCACTCCATTGCTTACACTTGATCAAGGACTGGAACAAACTGCCCGGCATTTGGGTATCAATATTCTGGAGGTTAACTGA
- a CDS encoding NUDIX hydrolase: MPKATVAAIIHPAGDRRTILLTRRNVNPFNGLWCLPGGHVEEFEAAETAVRREVKEETGLDFAPDTFVGWFEEIFPEHRFHAVALAFAGAGSGATEQQPDEVSEMAWFALDDALAMPLAFTHNLVLQHYARSLEK; the protein is encoded by the coding sequence ATGCCTAAAGCCACCGTCGCTGCCATTATCCACCCCGCCGGAGATCGCCGGACGATACTCCTGACGCGGCGTAACGTCAATCCTTTCAATGGATTGTGGTGTCTGCCGGGCGGGCATGTCGAGGAGTTCGAGGCTGCTGAAACCGCCGTGCGGCGCGAGGTGAAGGAGGAGACCGGCCTCGATTTCGCGCCGGATACGTTCGTCGGCTGGTTCGAGGAAATCTTCCCGGAGCACCGCTTCCACGCCGTGGCGCTTGCCTTCGCGGGAGCCGGATCGGGCGCGACGGAACAGCAGCCCGACGAAGTCTCCGAAATGGCGTGGTTCGCGCTCGACGATGCGCTCGCAATGCCGCTCGCTTTCACCCATAACCTTGTCCTGCAACACTATGCCCGCTCGCTCGAAAAGTAA